The following proteins are encoded in a genomic region of Chitinivorax sp. PXF-14:
- a CDS encoding 5-formyltetrahydrofolate cyclo-ligase → MAPTPPAIQKAQLRKQLRQARASLSQQYRRHAADRLVRHALRSRLLKRGSRIAFYVPMPSEIDLLPLINQALWMGCECYLPVVPKGQGRRMRFTRIHDNHRWTLNRYRIPEVAAPTSLPAQRLDLVFVPLVGVDQHGYRLGMGGGYYDTTLAFLRQRKVWRQPRLIGAAYDCQRVEHVPREPWDMPLDALLSESGLLRFGHR, encoded by the coding sequence ATGGCACCGACGCCTCCCGCCATTCAAAAAGCCCAGCTGCGCAAACAATTGCGCCAGGCCCGCGCCAGCCTCTCCCAGCAATACCGCCGCCATGCCGCCGACCGGCTGGTTCGCCACGCCCTGCGTAGCCGCTTGCTCAAGCGTGGCTCGCGCATTGCCTTCTATGTGCCGATGCCGTCGGAAATCGACCTGCTGCCGTTGATCAACCAGGCACTGTGGATGGGCTGCGAGTGCTACCTGCCGGTCGTGCCCAAGGGCCAGGGCCGGCGCATGCGTTTCACGCGTATTCATGACAACCACCGCTGGACGCTCAACCGCTACCGCATTCCGGAAGTGGCGGCGCCGACCTCACTGCCGGCACAGCGGCTGGACTTGGTGTTCGTCCCTCTGGTCGGCGTCGACCAGCACGGCTACCGGCTCGGCATGGGCGGCGGCTATTACGACACGACGCTGGCCTTCCTGCGCCAGCGCAAGGTGTGGCGCCAGCCGCGGCTGATCGGCGCGGCCTATGATTGCCAGCGCGTCGAGCACGTCCCGCGCGAGCCGTGGGACATGCCGCTCGACGCCCTGCTGAGCGAGAGCGGGCTGCTGCGCTTCGGGCACCGCTGA
- a CDS encoding glutathione S-transferase family protein, translating to MYHAYGVSPSGNCYKVKLALSQLGLPFEWHEVDMMHGEHLQPAFLRMNPNAKVPVLAIDDDTFLPESNAILYYLAQGTELMPASRLEQAQVMQWLFFEQYSHEPHIAVARFIHVFLGRPASREAELASKMKGGYKALDVMEQHLGKQVYFVGNRYSIADIALYAYTHKAHEGGFCLDAYPAIRSWLARVAAQPGHVAM from the coding sequence ATGTACCACGCTTACGGTGTCTCGCCGTCCGGCAACTGCTACAAGGTCAAACTCGCCCTGAGCCAACTCGGCCTGCCGTTCGAGTGGCATGAGGTCGACATGATGCACGGCGAACATCTGCAGCCGGCCTTCCTGCGCATGAACCCGAACGCCAAGGTGCCGGTACTGGCGATCGACGACGACACCTTCCTGCCGGAATCGAACGCCATCCTCTATTACCTGGCGCAAGGCACCGAGCTGATGCCGGCCAGCCGCCTGGAGCAGGCCCAGGTCATGCAGTGGCTGTTCTTCGAACAATACAGCCACGAGCCCCATATCGCCGTGGCGCGTTTCATCCATGTCTTCCTCGGCCGCCCGGCGAGCCGCGAGGCCGAGCTCGCCAGCAAGATGAAGGGCGGCTACAAGGCGCTCGACGTGATGGAGCAGCACCTGGGCAAGCAGGTCTATTTCGTCGGCAACCGCTACTCGATCGCCGACATCGCGCTCTATGCCTATACCCACAAGGCACACGAAGGCGGTTTCTGTCTCGACGCCTACCCGGCGATCCGCAGCTGGCT
- a CDS encoding cell division protein ZapA: MKNLDVTIMGREFRIACPEEDEPVLMQAVDMLDGKMQEIKDAGKIIGVDKIAIMAALNLTHELLSTRVSGGDVDLGEFKRKVAHMNEMIDTAMLEQNRLF; this comes from the coding sequence ATGAAGAATCTCGACGTCACCATCATGGGCCGCGAGTTCCGTATCGCCTGCCCGGAAGAAGATGAGCCCGTGCTGATGCAGGCGGTCGACATGCTCGACGGCAAGATGCAGGAGATCAAGGACGCCGGCAAGATCATCGGCGTCGACAAGATCGCCATCATGGCCGCGCTCAACCTGACCCACGAGCTGCTGAGCACGCGCGTGTCGGGCGGCGACGTCGATCTCGGCGAGTTCAAGCGCAAGGTCGCGCACATGAACGAGATGATCGACACCGCGATGCTCGAGCAAAACCGTCTGTTCTAA
- the pip gene encoding prolyl aminopeptidase: MRTQLFPPLEANRHGRLAVDATHTLYFEEAGNPDGMPVIFLHGGPGAGASPKHRQFFDPDFYRIVIFDQRGAGRSTPLGELKDNTTPHLIADIERLRQHLGIERWLVFGGSWGSTLSLAYAEAHPEHCLGLVLRGIFLCRDSEIAWFMHGIRQFFPEQWQQFSSYLPEAERGDLLGNYYRRLTDPDPAVHMPAAHVWSHYEGACSTLLPDEALLHGHFDDDTVALGLARIEAHYFVNKIFLPDNSLLANIDRIRHLPAVIVQGRYDGVCPPVSAWDLHQAWPEAEFIVVPDAGHAAWEPGICAELVKACERFRLTGTLKAG, from the coding sequence ATGCGCACCCAACTCTTTCCACCGCTTGAAGCCAACCGCCACGGCAGACTGGCCGTCGATGCCACCCACACGCTGTATTTCGAGGAGGCCGGCAACCCCGACGGCATGCCGGTGATCTTTCTGCACGGCGGCCCCGGCGCGGGCGCGAGCCCCAAGCACCGGCAGTTCTTCGACCCCGACTTCTACCGCATCGTGATCTTCGACCAGCGCGGTGCCGGCCGCTCGACGCCGCTCGGCGAGCTCAAGGACAACACCACGCCCCACCTGATCGCCGACATCGAGCGGCTGCGCCAACATCTCGGCATCGAACGCTGGCTGGTGTTCGGCGGCTCCTGGGGTTCGACCTTGTCCCTCGCCTACGCCGAGGCACACCCCGAACATTGCCTGGGGCTGGTGCTGCGCGGCATCTTCCTGTGCCGCGACAGCGAGATCGCCTGGTTCATGCACGGCATCCGCCAATTCTTCCCGGAACAGTGGCAGCAGTTCAGCAGCTATCTGCCCGAGGCCGAGCGCGGCGATCTGCTCGGCAACTACTACCGCCGCCTGACCGACCCCGACCCGGCCGTGCACATGCCGGCCGCCCATGTCTGGAGCCATTACGAGGGTGCCTGCTCGACGCTGCTGCCGGACGAGGCCCTGCTGCACGGCCACTTCGACGACGACACCGTGGCGCTGGGACTGGCGCGCATCGAGGCTCACTACTTCGTCAACAAGATCTTCCTGCCCGACAACAGCCTGCTCGCCAATATCGACCGCATCCGCCACCTACCGGCCGTGATCGTACAAGGCCGCTACGACGGCGTGTGCCCGCCCGTATCGGCCTGGGACCTGCACCAGGCCTGGCCCGAAGCGGAATTCATCGTGGTGCCGGATGCCGGCCACGCCGCCTGGGAGCCCGGCATCTGCGCCGAGCTGGTCAAGGCATGCGAGCGCTTCCGCCTCACCGGCACGCTCAAGGCGGGCTGA
- a CDS encoding sterol desaturase family protein encodes MQFDPGLLLLSLAPIFVLTVAWEAWYWHGKRPMYSWRDTLSNASLALMHQGADALVLWLFVKTVYTWCYQHGLKAIPDAWWSVPLLFLLQDFLYYWFHRASHRIRWMWASHVVHHSSERLNFSTAFRQSLTYPISGMWVFWIPLAWIGFTPDWVILCVGLSLAYQFFVHTQAVGKLGWVEKLFNTPSHHRVHHARNPQYIDRNYAGILIIWDKLFGSFVEETEAPVYGIVRQIDSHNPLRLTFHEWGDMLRDTVHDRDPRHLWMPPEWRESPTPGPQARSGAASG; translated from the coding sequence ATGCAATTCGACCCCGGCCTGCTCCTGCTGTCGCTCGCGCCGATCTTCGTGCTCACCGTGGCATGGGAAGCCTGGTACTGGCACGGCAAGCGCCCAATGTACAGCTGGCGCGACACGCTCTCCAACGCCAGCCTGGCGCTCATGCACCAGGGCGCCGACGCGCTCGTGCTATGGCTGTTCGTCAAGACCGTCTACACCTGGTGCTACCAGCATGGGCTCAAGGCCATTCCCGATGCGTGGTGGAGTGTGCCGCTGCTGTTCCTGCTACAGGATTTCCTCTATTACTGGTTCCACCGCGCCAGCCACCGCATCCGCTGGATGTGGGCATCGCACGTGGTACACCACTCGTCCGAGCGCCTGAATTTCTCGACCGCCTTCCGCCAGAGCCTCACCTACCCGATCTCGGGCATGTGGGTGTTCTGGATCCCGCTCGCCTGGATCGGTTTCACGCCGGACTGGGTGATCCTGTGCGTCGGCCTGTCGCTCGCCTACCAGTTCTTCGTGCATACCCAGGCGGTCGGCAAGCTGGGCTGGGTCGAAAAACTCTTCAACACACCCTCGCACCATCGCGTGCATCACGCCAGAAATCCGCAATACATCGACCGCAACTACGCCGGCATCCTGATCATCTGGGACAAGCTGTTCGGCAGCTTCGTCGAGGAAACCGAGGCGCCCGTCTACGGCATCGTGCGCCAGATCGACAGCCACAACCCACTGCGCCTGACCTTCCACGAATGGGGCGACATGCTGCGCGACACCGTGCACGACCGCGATCCGCGCCATCTGTGGATGCCGCCGGAATGGCGGGAGAGTCCGACACCGGGCCCGCAAGCCCGTTCCGGCGCGGCCTCTGGCTAG
- a CDS encoding EVE domain-containing protein has protein sequence MRYWLMKSEPDDVSIDDLAAMPNQTVAWYGVRNYQARNFMRDQMEVGDLVLFYHSSCREPGIVGIARVSRKAYPDETQFEVGGHYHDPKSSRDKPRWFNVDVQLTRKTRLMPLAEMRHIPGLETMMVLQRGNRLSITPVDPKHWALIEKLL, from the coding sequence ATGCGCTACTGGCTGATGAAATCCGAACCCGATGATGTGTCGATCGACGATCTCGCCGCGATGCCGAACCAGACGGTGGCCTGGTACGGCGTGCGCAATTACCAGGCGCGCAATTTCATGCGCGACCAGATGGAGGTCGGCGATCTCGTGCTGTTCTACCATTCGAGCTGCCGCGAGCCGGGCATCGTCGGCATCGCACGCGTGAGCCGGAAAGCCTATCCGGACGAGACGCAGTTCGAGGTCGGCGGCCACTACCACGACCCGAAGTCGAGCCGCGACAAGCCGCGCTGGTTCAACGTCGATGTGCAGCTCACCAGGAAGACCCGGCTCATGCCGCTGGCCGAGATGCGCCACATCCCGGGGCTCGAGACCATGATGGTATTGCAGCGCGGCAACCGCCTGTCGATCACGCCGGTCGACCCAAAGCATTGGGCGTTGATCGAGAAACTGCTGTGA
- a CDS encoding sulfite exporter TauE/SafE family protein: MTYFPLYLAVGAGAGFLAGLLGVGGGLVIVPALVFAFEAQHLPHVLHLALGTSLASILFTSLSSIRGHHARGAVNWRIVRDVTPGILLGTLVGATIVSQLPTRPLKIFFTAFVFYVGIQMLANVKPKPSRELPGKGGMFAAGNVIGGVSSFVGIGGGSLSVPFMSWCNVKIHEAIGTSAAIGFPIALAGAAGYVVNGLAVGRDLPEWTLGFVYLPALAGIAAMSVLTAGLGARAAHRLPVAALKKTFAVLLLGIGAKMLWSLF, encoded by the coding sequence ATGACGTATTTTCCGCTCTACCTTGCCGTCGGCGCCGGTGCCGGCTTTCTCGCCGGCCTGCTGGGCGTGGGCGGCGGCCTGGTCATCGTGCCTGCGCTGGTGTTCGCCTTCGAGGCTCAGCATCTGCCGCATGTGCTGCACCTGGCGCTCGGCACCTCGCTCGCGAGCATCCTGTTCACCTCGCTGTCGAGCATACGCGGCCACCATGCGCGCGGCGCGGTGAACTGGCGCATCGTCAGGGATGTCACGCCGGGCATCCTGCTCGGCACCCTAGTCGGCGCCACCATCGTCAGCCAGTTACCGACACGGCCGCTGAAGATATTCTTTACCGCCTTCGTGTTCTACGTCGGCATCCAGATGCTGGCCAACGTCAAACCGAAGCCATCCCGCGAGCTGCCCGGCAAGGGCGGCATGTTCGCAGCCGGCAATGTGATCGGCGGGGTGTCGAGTTTTGTCGGTATCGGCGGCGGCTCGCTGTCGGTGCCGTTCATGAGCTGGTGCAATGTGAAGATCCATGAAGCCATCGGCACCTCGGCCGCGATCGGCTTTCCAATCGCGCTGGCGGGCGCCGCCGGCTATGTCGTCAACGGCCTCGCCGTGGGGCGCGATCTGCCAGAATGGACACTCGGCTTCGTCTACCTGCCCGCGCTGGCCGGTATCGCGGCGATGAGCGTGCTGACCGCCGGCCTCGGCGCCAGGGCGGCGCACCGGTTGCCGGTGGCGGCGCTGAAGAAGACCTTTGCCGTGCTGCTGCTCGGGATAGGCGCGAAGATGCTGTGGAGCCTGTTCTGA
- a CDS encoding SDR family oxidoreductase — MTQKTALITAAGSGMGAAIARKLAADGYRVAVMSSSGRGEALGRELGGIGFTGSVTNPDELARFVELAHTEFGRIDAVVNSAGHPPKGDLLALSDEQWHAGLDIALLNVVRITRLVTPIMAAQGGGAIVNISTFAAFEPDLQFPISGCMRSALGSYVKLFADRYAKAGIRINNVLPGYIDSLPEKPERVAAIPLGRYGRSDEIAATVAFLLSDAASYITGQNLRVDGGLTRSV, encoded by the coding sequence ATGACACAGAAAACCGCTCTGATCACCGCCGCCGGCTCCGGCATGGGCGCGGCCATCGCCCGCAAACTCGCCGCCGACGGCTATCGTGTCGCGGTGATGTCGTCGTCGGGCCGAGGCGAGGCGCTGGGGCGCGAGCTCGGCGGCATCGGCTTCACCGGCTCGGTGACGAATCCCGACGAGCTGGCGCGCTTCGTCGAGCTCGCGCACACCGAGTTCGGCCGTATCGACGCCGTCGTCAACAGCGCCGGCCACCCGCCCAAGGGCGATCTGCTCGCGCTGAGCGACGAGCAGTGGCATGCCGGCCTCGACATCGCGCTGCTCAACGTGGTGCGCATCACCCGTCTGGTCACGCCGATCATGGCGGCCCAGGGCGGCGGCGCGATCGTCAACATCTCGACCTTTGCCGCGTTCGAGCCCGATCTGCAGTTCCCGATCTCGGGCTGCATGCGTTCAGCGCTCGGCAGCTACGTCAAGCTGTTCGCCGACCGCTACGCCAAGGCCGGCATCCGTATCAACAATGTGCTGCCGGGCTATATCGACAGCCTGCCGGAAAAACCCGAGCGGGTGGCGGCCATCCCGCTGGGGCGCTATGGGCGCAGCGACGAGATCGCGGCGACGGTTGCCTTCCTGCTGTCGGACGCAGCGAGCTACATCACCGGGCAGAACCTGCGCGTGGACGGCGGCCTCACCCGCAGCGTCTAA
- a CDS encoding N-acetyltransferase family protein, which translates to MEPVLSRWHIRPAALDDAAAIAAVHAQSWRETYPGIVPDAYLASLDAARLLPDRCEVLKRGETLCFVAVVEGRVVGFADGGASRDAAPVHDGELHALYLLAACHGAGIGRALLLTMAEALRRQGYRAMHAWAIRENLPARQFYAAMGATAGAEQAFELGGTLLHEIHYGWPALARLPAPIQTGNPS; encoded by the coding sequence GTGGAGCCTGTTCTGAGCCGCTGGCACATCCGGCCCGCCGCACTCGATGATGCGGCCGCCATTGCCGCGGTGCACGCGCAGAGCTGGCGCGAGACCTACCCGGGCATCGTGCCTGACGCTTATCTGGCGTCGCTCGACGCGGCCCGGCTGCTGCCCGACCGGTGCGAAGTCCTGAAACGCGGCGAGACGCTGTGTTTCGTGGCGGTGGTCGAAGGGCGGGTGGTCGGTTTCGCCGATGGCGGCGCGAGCCGCGATGCGGCGCCAGTACACGATGGCGAGCTGCATGCGCTCTACCTGCTTGCCGCCTGCCACGGCGCGGGCATCGGCCGCGCGCTGCTGCTGACGATGGCCGAGGCGCTGCGGCGGCAAGGCTATCGCGCGATGCATGCCTGGGCGATCCGCGAGAATCTGCCGGCCCGCCAATTCTACGCAGCGATGGGTGCCACCGCCGGTGCCGAGCAGGCCTTCGAGCTCGGCGGCACCCTGCTGCACGAAATCCACTACGGCTGGCCGGCGCTTGCGCGGCTGCCAGCCCCCATCCAGACAGGAAACCCGTCATGA
- a CDS encoding YoaK family protein has translation MPVSYLRSLTGLERNQRANRHLGYALAFNAGAVNAGGFLAVGQYTSHMTGIVSLMADNLALGHIAAVISALVALLTFIVGAMLSTLLINWARRQRLHSTYALALGFEALLLLLFGVMGARLMDDAPFYIPLTVTLLCLIMGCQNAMITKVSQAVIRTTHVTGIVTDIGIELGKLIYWNRSAGPDEDMVHANRDKLRLHITLLVLFFSGGVVGALAFQHFGFTTTIPLALWLLVLAAVPIWDDARRAWLTKRLQGEGGHAVAESRTNTPK, from the coding sequence ATGCCCGTATCCTACCTGCGCAGCCTGACCGGCCTGGAACGCAACCAGCGAGCCAACCGCCATCTCGGCTACGCGCTCGCCTTCAACGCCGGTGCGGTCAATGCCGGCGGCTTCCTGGCCGTCGGCCAGTACACCTCGCACATGACCGGCATCGTCTCGCTGATGGCCGATAACCTGGCGCTCGGCCACATCGCGGCAGTGATCTCGGCGCTCGTCGCGCTGCTCACCTTCATCGTCGGCGCCATGCTGTCGACCCTGCTCATCAACTGGGCGCGCCGCCAGCGCCTGCACAGCACCTACGCGCTGGCGCTGGGTTTCGAGGCCTTGCTGTTGCTGCTGTTCGGCGTGATGGGCGCGCGGCTGATGGACGACGCGCCATTTTACATCCCGCTCACGGTGACGCTGCTGTGCCTGATCATGGGCTGCCAGAACGCGATGATCACCAAAGTGTCGCAAGCAGTGATCCGCACCACGCACGTCACCGGCATCGTCACCGATATCGGCATCGAGCTCGGCAAGCTGATTTACTGGAACCGCTCGGCCGGGCCCGACGAAGACATGGTCCACGCCAACCGCGACAAGCTGCGGCTGCACATCACGCTGCTGGTGCTATTCTTTTCGGGAGGCGTGGTGGGCGCGCTGGCCTTCCAGCACTTCGGCTTCACCACCACGATCCCGCTCGCGCTGTGGCTGCTGGTGCTTGCGGCCGTGCCCATCTGGGACGACGCGCGCCGGGCCTGGTTGACGAAGCGCCTGCAGGGCGAAGGCGGGCACGCCGTCGCCGAATCACGGACCAACACACCAAAATAA
- a CDS encoding GNAT family N-acetyltransferase, with amino-acid sequence MSRLAIDLPGFGCRRLGKPDLATLQAFYEANPDHFELCDDAPPGPDCAWEIFAASAPGHTADEKALIGIFADAALIGAAGLQQDYPVEGVWMLAWFIVDQAWRGRGLGRRLERAVGEAVRRQGGRTLRIAVVDNNRPALAFWPRLGYRTIGHKPWLRGAIEDSVHIMIRELHE; translated from the coding sequence GTGAGCCGGCTGGCGATCGACCTGCCCGGCTTTGGCTGCCGGCGCCTCGGCAAGCCCGACCTGGCCACGCTGCAGGCCTTCTACGAGGCCAATCCCGACCATTTCGAACTGTGCGACGACGCGCCGCCCGGCCCGGACTGCGCATGGGAGATTTTTGCGGCCAGCGCGCCAGGCCACACCGCCGACGAGAAAGCGCTGATCGGGATCTTCGCCGACGCCGCGCTGATCGGCGCCGCCGGGCTGCAGCAGGACTACCCGGTGGAAGGCGTGTGGATGCTCGCCTGGTTCATCGTCGACCAGGCCTGGCGTGGACGCGGCCTCGGCCGCAGGCTCGAACGCGCGGTCGGCGAGGCGGTACGGCGCCAGGGCGGCCGCACGCTGCGCATCGCCGTGGTCGACAACAATCGGCCGGCGCTCGCGTTCTGGCCCCGCCTCGGCTACCGCACGATCGGCCACAAGCCCTGGCTGCGCGGGGCGATCGAGGACAGCGTCCACATCATGATCAGGGAGTTGCACGAGTGA
- a CDS encoding ABC transporter substrate-binding protein, with the protein MRFAIPLFALLASMLPAQPAQADSGIITIAQVVDLSGPNGDTGKDFWTGAKVYFDSVNAKGGINGRRINHVFRDDQGQPAQTLALTRQLVQEYRPAVLFGYMGAEGIEAVAKDGLLARDNLALVGPYAGVDSQADSNVVYLRASQADEARKIVRQTRGLGLDRLAIYHGSDDLGRSGGQSLAAALAEAGLRPVANVADIRSNSAAVAQQIFKTQPQAVVLAAPTIASANFIREYRKLSPGTQFFALSSINHQTLLEFLGSPKAAQGVAVTTLAPSPFNPVSPIAREHVRAMKTYRDEAPSYASLEGYIAAKYLVDALKNSKSSDPATVSHAIAATRKLDLGGYLVEFNGNSRRGSRYIDLAVFTGSGTLTN; encoded by the coding sequence ATGCGCTTCGCCATCCCCCTGTTCGCCCTGCTGGCCAGCATGCTGCCGGCCCAGCCGGCCCAGGCCGACTCCGGCATCATCACCATCGCCCAGGTTGTGGACCTGTCCGGCCCCAATGGCGACACGGGCAAGGACTTCTGGACCGGCGCCAAGGTCTACTTCGACTCGGTCAACGCCAAGGGTGGCATCAACGGCCGCCGCATCAACCACGTCTTCCGCGATGACCAGGGTCAGCCGGCGCAGACACTGGCGCTGACCCGGCAGCTGGTGCAGGAATACAGGCCGGCCGTGCTATTTGGCTACATGGGCGCGGAAGGCATCGAGGCGGTCGCCAAGGATGGCCTGCTGGCACGCGACAATCTGGCGCTGGTCGGCCCCTATGCCGGCGTGGACAGCCAGGCGGACAGCAATGTCGTGTACCTGCGCGCGAGCCAGGCCGACGAGGCGCGCAAGATCGTGCGCCAGACCCGCGGCCTCGGCCTGGACCGGCTCGCCATCTACCACGGCAGCGACGACCTCGGCCGCAGCGGCGGGCAGTCGCTCGCAGCCGCGCTGGCCGAAGCCGGGCTCAGGCCGGTGGCCAATGTGGCCGACATCCGCAGCAACAGCGCCGCCGTCGCACAGCAGATCTTCAAGACACAACCGCAGGCGGTGGTCCTCGCCGCACCGACGATCGCCAGCGCCAACTTCATCCGCGAATACCGCAAGCTGTCGCCCGGCACACAATTCTTCGCGCTGTCGTCGATCAACCATCAGACGCTGCTCGAATTCCTCGGCAGCCCGAAGGCCGCGCAGGGTGTCGCGGTGACGACACTCGCCCCATCACCATTCAACCCGGTGTCGCCGATCGCACGCGAACACGTGCGCGCCATGAAGACCTATCGCGACGAAGCACCGTCGTATGCCTCGCTCGAAGGCTATATCGCGGCCAAATACCTGGTCGATGCGCTGAAGAACAGCAAGAGCTCCGACCCTGCCACGGTGAGCCACGCCATCGCCGCGACGCGCAAGCTCGATCTCGGCGGCTATCTCGTCGAATTCAACGGCAACAGCCGCCGTGGTTCGCGCTACATCGACCTGGCCGTGTTCACCGGCAGCGGCACGCTGACCAACTAA
- a CDS encoding MipA/OmpV family protein, with amino-acid sequence MTRLHLLPLLCLAAPGLALADQLPLWEAGVGAALLTLPDYRGADQQRGYLLPIPYFVYRGERLKVDREALRGLLARSERWELELSANGTPPVDSSHNHAREGMPDLRPTVELGGSLKLKLSQDKWLGAEPTLTVPLRSVFTVERQPRDIGATAALRLNLDWDASNGWKRALQLGPSFATQRYHDYFYSVADSYATTARPAYHAAGGYDGMQLTLSTSKRSGKWWFGAFARADDLHGTPFADSPLVRRKTTPSAGFAISWLLAESGERVEADD; translated from the coding sequence GTGACCCGCCTACACCTTCTGCCCCTCCTCTGCCTGGCCGCCCCCGGCCTGGCGCTGGCCGACCAGCTCCCGCTGTGGGAGGCCGGCGTCGGCGCCGCGCTGTTGACGCTGCCCGACTACCGTGGCGCGGACCAGCAGCGTGGCTACCTGCTGCCGATTCCCTATTTCGTCTACCGCGGCGAGCGCCTCAAGGTCGACCGCGAGGCGCTGCGCGGCCTGCTCGCGCGCAGCGAGCGCTGGGAGCTCGAGCTCAGCGCCAACGGCACGCCGCCCGTCGACAGCAGCCACAATCACGCACGCGAGGGCATGCCGGACCTGCGCCCCACGGTCGAGCTCGGCGGCTCGCTCAAGCTCAAACTGTCGCAAGATAAATGGCTCGGCGCCGAGCCGACGCTGACCGTACCGCTGCGCAGCGTATTCACGGTGGAACGCCAGCCACGCGACATCGGCGCGACCGCCGCGCTGCGCCTGAATCTCGACTGGGACGCCAGCAACGGCTGGAAACGCGCGCTGCAACTGGGCCCGAGCTTTGCCACGCAGCGCTACCACGACTATTTCTACTCGGTGGCCGACAGTTACGCCACCACCGCACGCCCGGCCTACCACGCCGCAGGCGGCTACGACGGCATGCAGCTCACGCTGTCGACCTCGAAACGCAGCGGCAAATGGTGGTTCGGTGCCTTTGCGCGAGCCGACGACCTGCACGGCACGCCATTCGCCGACAGCCCGCTGGTGCGGCGCAAGACCACGCCCAGCGCCGGCTTTGCCATCTCATGGCTGCTCGCCGAGTCGGGCGAGCGGGTGGAAGCGGACGATTAG